The genomic window ACTATACCGAAAGATTTAAGGCGATACTGAAAGATGCCGGAAAAGACTTTGAAATAGAGCTTCGGAATATCGACGATGATGAGTTTTACGTATTCTGTTGCTGCCTGATCTTACAAAGTTATTTTAAAAGAGACATTAAAAGCACCCTCCCGCTATACTATGACATTCCCAACAGGCAGGGAATCATGAAGCATTATAAAATTTCGGTGAATGCCGATTTTACGGAAGTCTATCCTACGGAAGGCGCCCGAATCCCTTCGGAGGAAGTAATCGATATGCTTCTCGAAAACCTGGATGATTTCAAGCTCTGGAAGAAATATTTCCCTTCCAAATCCTGGGTTTTAACAGGCTTTTCAATCGTTTCTCTGGTCGACTGCACTTCTGAAGTAGCCTTGTCAGACCTTAAGTCCAGCATGATCCAGATCGATCCCGAAAACCTGAAGCCGGACGAAAACCTCAGGGAAATTTTCAAATCTTATTTCGATGTTGCCCAGCTGAGCTTCGGGCTCATGCTCTTCAATGAAAAAGACCAACGGCTGGAAAAGCTCCCGATCTATGAAAACGTCTTTACCAACCACATCTTGGATTTCTGGATCAATACCTTTGATGAAGAAATCCGGAAAAATACATTTACCAATCTGAATCATAATTCCAGGCCGATTGTGGTTTCCAATATCGAAAACCTGGACGATGAGATCAAATCGCTGCCCTCATTCAGGATCCTGAGAGACAACGAGATTAACAGCTTTATGGTAATTCCGATTATGAAAGACGGCGCGCTGATCGCCATGATGGAATTTACCTCCCCTATTCCGAACAGCTTCAACGGACTGAAACTGAAAAAAATGGAATTTTTTACGGATATGATCCTGTTCTCGCTCAATCGGTTCAGCTTTGAGAAGAACTATCAGATCGAAGCAATTATCCAGAGGGAATACACCACCATCCATGACAGTGTGGTCTGGAAATTCAGGAATGAAGCGGAACGGTATTTCAACGCCTCGCTGGCCAAAAAGATCTATACCTTAAAACAGATAGCCTTTAAAAATCTTACACCGCTTTTCGGCTTTTCCGACATCCGGTCTTCTTCGGAGAAAAGGTACTACCTGATGCTTGAAGATCTTAACCAGCAGATCCATTGCCTCCAGGAAATTTTTGCTCTGATCAATTCGGACTCAGAGAAATACATCCTGGCCCTTGACATTTTTGAAAACGAACTGAACCATGAAATAAAGGCAGATACCGAGCAGCGATTCCAGAGATTGCTGCGGGACGAGATCCACCCTTTTCTTCAGGGCAAGCTTGAAATAAAATCATCCAGTGAAGTAAAGGCCAAAATCAAAGATTATTTCACCCAGGTTTTTGTGCAGAACGGGCTTTTCTACGCAAAAAGAAAAAGCCTGGACGATTCCATTACCCTGGTCAACCGAAAGCTGGCGGATGTACTGGATGAAGCCCAAATCAAGGCCCAGCAGATCTTCCCGCATTATTACGAAAGATTCAAGTCCGACGGCGTTGAACATAATCTGTATACAGGACAGACCATTGCTCCCGATCTGAATTACCATTTTAAAGTAGTCCATAAGCTGAGATACTGGCAGCTAAAGACCATCTGCAATATGGAACTCGAATTCCGGAACTTCAGAAAGGATCTTCCCATTCATCTTGAGATCGCTTCCCTGATTTTTGTTTACAACGAAAAAATAGACATCCGCTTCAGAATGGATGAAAAACGTTTTGATGTAGACGGTGCTTATAATTCGTATTACGAAATCATCAAAAAACGCCTGGACAAAGCGCATATAAAAGATTCCGAAGACCGGATTACCTGTCCCGGAAAAATCACCGTGGTGTATTTTGGTATGGAAAACCAACGGGAATATCTGGATTACATCAGCAGGCTTCAGAAAAAAGGAATTCTTCAGAACGACACGGAGTTTTTTAAGGTAGAAGACCTTCAGGGTATTACCGGGCTCCTGGGATTGAGGGTTTCTTTAGCATAAAAAACTCATCCAAATTACTGAATGAGCTGATATTTCTTATCTTCTGTTTTACTTTGCCTCTAAAGACTTAAAAAAGCATATCCGAATGACAGTACGGAAATAATAATTCCGGCCATAAAGATCTGGTAAGTGATCGACAGCAACCTGTATTTCCTGTCCAGTACTTTCCCTAAATAATAAAGGTCTTTCACCATAGAATCATAGATATAATCCCGGTCTTTGATGAGAATATGCATCGCATTCTGGTAATCGTCGAAAATCATCCGGTTGAAATTTCCGAAGAATAAAAGATTGACTTTTCTGTCGGTTACGTCCTGTGCCGTAAACCGCACTTTGGTAACGTTCGGCTTTGTGGATAAAATCGCAAAAATAATTGTAAGAACACTTGATACCAATAAAATAAAGCTCGGAATAATCAGGTGTGAATTTCGTGGTGCATCCAGCTTCGGAACCAATACGGAAAGGCAGACGGAAATAATAATGGCATTAACGGACAAAAGAATGTTTGCCTTACTGTCTGCAATATCACTCAGTCTCGTGTGGTTGCCCAGAGTTACCCGGAACAGCGTATCTACGCTGCGGTCGGACTTCGGCTCTTTTTCTTTGTCCTTCTTGCTTTCGGATGCTTCTTTCTTGCCGTCATCCTTATCCAGCTTTTTCTCTATTTTTTTGATGTTCTTTTCTTTCAGAGGCTGCCAGTTCTTTTTGGCATAATCGGTATAGAATTTATGCTTGTTTTTAAGCATATCCAGGTTTCCTGAATTCCATTCGTCGTTGGAGTAACATCGGACATTCGTCAGTTCCCACTCTTTTCTCAGCGTATCGGAAATTTCATTGTAATCATGGCTGGCAAAATGGCTGCAGTCGGCATCTTTTACAATTTTTTCCAGTAAGTTCTGCGGCTGATAGGTAATTTTGGTTGCCAAAATCAACCGCGAAACCTCATCGATATCATTTTCCGGATAGCCTTCCTGCTCGAGAAAGCTTCTTGCAATTTTTACGCCTGCTTCCTCATGCTCTTTGGCACATTCTATGTATCCAGTATCATGAAACCACAGCGCCAGCAGGACTTTTTCCTGATCTTTCTCTGAAACCTCCGTATTTCGCAGAATTTCCTCAGCTTTATTTACCGTGAATGTAGTATGTATGAAATTATGATAAAAATATACCGAAGATAGTTTATCTTTGAATAAGGCTTCAACATAATCTTTGGCTTTGTGTAAAATATGCATCACCGAAATTTTATTAATGTAAATTTATGAATTTATACTTGAAAACGCATCTAAAAAATACTTCTGTTGCTCTCAGGTTAGTACTGTCTGCCGGAGTGCTCTATTCCTGCGCAACATATAACGTAAAAAAGGGCAAAAACGTATCTGAAGTACAGCGCTCCGACCTACTGGCCGGCAACGATTTCAAGCTTTTTCTGGTAGGTGATGCAGGAAATGCCGACGAACCCCAGGCACAGCAGACCCTTGATTTACTGAAAAACCAGCTCGAAACAGCAGACACGAATTCGATGCTGATCTTTCTTGGCGACAATATTTATCCGAAAGGAATGCCGGCGAAATCCGACAAAAATTATGAAATTGCGAAAAAAAAGCTGGAAGATCAGTTAGCTTTAACAAAAAACTTCAAAGGCCGCACCCTGGTAATCCCGGGAAATCATGACTGGTACAGCGGGCTTGAAGGGATAAAGGCGCAGGAAAATTTTGTAAAAAATTATCTAAACGATAAGAAAGCCTTTTTGCCGAAAAATTCATGTCCGATCGATGATATCAGCCTGACCAAAGACATCAAACTGATTGTGATCGATTCCGAATGGGCATTGCTGAACTGGGACAAATACCCGGGCATCAACAAAGACTGCGATATCAAAACCCGCGAAGACCTTTTTACAGAATTCAAGGATTTAATCAATAAAAACCAGGATAAAAGGATCATCGTTGCCCTGCACCACCCGGTGATCAGCAGCGGAACCCATGCCGGATACACTTCTGCAAAATCGAACCTTTATCCTTTAAAAAGCAAAATACCGGCTCCCGGTGTGGCAAGCCTCATCAATGTTGTGAGAAGCGCTTCAGGAGCCAGCCCGGAAGATATCAACAACCGGCATTATGCGGATCTGGCAGGCCGCATCAGAAGTATCGTGCAGGATAAGGATAACGTTATTTTTGTTTCCGGACATGATCATAATCTACAATATCATAAAAGCCGTAACATCCGGCAGATCGTTAGCGGTGCCGGCTCCAAGGTCGACCCGGCTTCCATTAAAGAAGATACCGATTTTTCTTACGGAGGAAGCGGTTTTGCCGTTTTAAACCTCCGGAAAGACCAGAGTTCCGATGTGGAATTTTTTTCCACGAAAAACAATACGGCAGAAAGTCTCTCCCATATTCAGGTAACTGAAAAGCCGAAAGAATTCGTGAACAATTATCCCGATACCTTTCCTTCGGCTGTGTCCTCCTCCATTTACCCGGAACGATTAACAAAGAAAGGGAATTTCTACACCTGGCTCTGGGGCAAGCATTACAGGAAATATTACGCGATGCCTGTTGAAGCTCCTACAGCCGATATTTCAACGCTGGACGGCGGTTATACCCCCTTCAGGGAAGGCGGCGGGAACCAGTCGAACAGCTTAAGGCTGAAAGCAAAGGACGGGCAGGAATTTGTAATGCGGGGTGTTAAGAAAAGTGCCGTCCGCTTCCTCAACAATATGGCCTTCAGGAAAAGTACCTTTGGAAACGAGCTGGACAATACCTTTCCCGAAAGGTTCCTTCTCGATTTTTATACAACCAACCATCCTTTCACTCCGTTTGCTGTAGGAAATATGGCCGATAAAATCGACCTTTACCACAGTAATCCGAGGTTGTTTTATATTCCGAAGCAGAAAGCTTTGGGAGCATACAATCAGCATTATGGTGATGAAATGTACATGATCGAAGAACGTTTTTCATCCGACCCGAAAACCCTGGCTTCACTGGATCATGCAGACGATATCGTCTCAACGAATGATGTCCTGAAAAATTTTAATAAAAGCTACAAATATTCCGTCGATCAGGAAATGTACATCCGCGCACGGATTTTCGATATGCTGATCGGCGACTGGGACCGCCATGCCGACCAATGGAAATGGGCGGAATACAAAGACGGCGATAAAGTGGTCTACAAACCGATTCCGAGAGACCGGGATCAGGCTTTCAGCAATTATGACGGCGCAGCCTTTAAGGTCATTATGAATATCCCGGCCATACGCCACATGAAAACCTTTAAAGACGATATCAAAAACATAAAATGGTTCTCCATGGAGCCTTACCCGCTGGATCTCGTTTTTCTGAAAGGAGCCACTGAAGAAGACTGGATTGCCCAGGCAAAATACATTCAGGA from Chryseobacterium sp. SORGH_AS_0447 includes these protein-coding regions:
- a CDS encoding GAF domain-containing protein, which gives rise to MSDLYKKDTPFQVYISFKKYLDVLEHIRYNDRLEYRVNYAESLIEKTKNFRELRDGFEDTRLLEKNEDLIRLLLADLFPTGLTNNEIKAAGIPLSNITFNYTERFKAILKDAGKDFEIELRNIDDDEFYVFCCCLILQSYFKRDIKSTLPLYYDIPNRQGIMKHYKISVNADFTEVYPTEGARIPSEEVIDMLLENLDDFKLWKKYFPSKSWVLTGFSIVSLVDCTSEVALSDLKSSMIQIDPENLKPDENLREIFKSYFDVAQLSFGLMLFNEKDQRLEKLPIYENVFTNHILDFWINTFDEEIRKNTFTNLNHNSRPIVVSNIENLDDEIKSLPSFRILRDNEINSFMVIPIMKDGALIAMMEFTSPIPNSFNGLKLKKMEFFTDMILFSLNRFSFEKNYQIEAIIQREYTTIHDSVVWKFRNEAERYFNASLAKKIYTLKQIAFKNLTPLFGFSDIRSSSEKRYYLMLEDLNQQIHCLQEIFALINSDSEKYILALDIFENELNHEIKADTEQRFQRLLRDEIHPFLQGKLEIKSSSEVKAKIKDYFTQVFVQNGLFYAKRKSLDDSITLVNRKLADVLDEAQIKAQQIFPHYYERFKSDGVEHNLYTGQTIAPDLNYHFKVVHKLRYWQLKTICNMELEFRNFRKDLPIHLEIASLIFVYNEKIDIRFRMDEKRFDVDGAYNSYYEIIKKRLDKAHIKDSEDRITCPGKITVVYFGMENQREYLDYISRLQKKGILQNDTEFFKVEDLQGITGLLGLRVSLA
- a CDS encoding Pycsar system effector family protein; its protein translation is MHILHKAKDYVEALFKDKLSSVYFYHNFIHTTFTVNKAEEILRNTEVSEKDQEKVLLALWFHDTGYIECAKEHEEAGVKIARSFLEQEGYPENDIDEVSRLILATKITYQPQNLLEKIVKDADCSHFASHDYNEISDTLRKEWELTNVRCYSNDEWNSGNLDMLKNKHKFYTDYAKKNWQPLKEKNIKKIEKKLDKDDGKKEASESKKDKEKEPKSDRSVDTLFRVTLGNHTRLSDIADSKANILLSVNAIIISVCLSVLVPKLDAPRNSHLIIPSFILLVSSVLTIIFAILSTKPNVTKVRFTAQDVTDRKVNLLFFGNFNRMIFDDYQNAMHILIKDRDYIYDSMVKDLYYLGKVLDRKYRLLSITYQIFMAGIIISVLSFGYAFLSL
- a CDS encoding metallophosphoesterase, producing MKTHLKNTSVALRLVLSAGVLYSCATYNVKKGKNVSEVQRSDLLAGNDFKLFLVGDAGNADEPQAQQTLDLLKNQLETADTNSMLIFLGDNIYPKGMPAKSDKNYEIAKKKLEDQLALTKNFKGRTLVIPGNHDWYSGLEGIKAQENFVKNYLNDKKAFLPKNSCPIDDISLTKDIKLIVIDSEWALLNWDKYPGINKDCDIKTREDLFTEFKDLINKNQDKRIIVALHHPVISSGTHAGYTSAKSNLYPLKSKIPAPGVASLINVVRSASGASPEDINNRHYADLAGRIRSIVQDKDNVIFVSGHDHNLQYHKSRNIRQIVSGAGSKVDPASIKEDTDFSYGGSGFAVLNLRKDQSSDVEFFSTKNNTAESLSHIQVTEKPKEFVNNYPDTFPSAVSSSIYPERLTKKGNFYTWLWGKHYRKYYAMPVEAPTADISTLDGGYTPFREGGGNQSNSLRLKAKDGQEFVMRGVKKSAVRFLNNMAFRKSTFGNELDNTFPERFLLDFYTTNHPFTPFAVGNMADKIDLYHSNPRLFYIPKQKALGAYNQHYGDEMYMIEERFSSDPKTLASLDHADDIVSTNDVLKNFNKSYKYSVDQEMYIRARIFDMLIGDWDRHADQWKWAEYKDGDKVVYKPIPRDRDQAFSNYDGAAFKVIMNIPAIRHMKTFKDDIKNIKWFSMEPYPLDLVFLKGATEEDWIAQAKYIQEHLTDQDIDAAFTNLPKEVQDETITDIQRKLKSRKTKLENYASQYYQVLQKKVPLAGTVHPDKFVITKTGNSVNVKQFKLDKNKENPELVFEKTYDDSKTKELWIYGLEDDDIYEVSGDGRPKTNIRLIGGYNHDTYNISDGSKVKIYDFKSQKNTYNTKGASKHISDDYNVNTYDYKHPKYNFFAGYPNANFNPDDGVILGVVANYTVNNFIRDPYTQKHSLRANMYTATGGFNVGYKGIFKKAIGGWDAGIDASFTTPYFARTFFGLGNETIYDKDAVDRDYNRVRISQIKFAPSVSTTSWHGLKHQFQLNFEHAEVQRNDDRFIAVSPDVRPEVFNGQQFAGANYTFGFRNLDNTAFPTLGLEFALNAGWKANLSEFNQNFATFQGTLNIFHRIDKRGKFVLANSANAMIINNNNFEFYQAAAIGGNNKMRAYRNERFAGKSYVVNNTELRWDFGRIRNSIAPANMGVLIGYDLGRVWMDRESSDKWHQGVGAGFWLNILEMFSARIDYFTGEDGGRISGGVGLAF